In Luteimonas viscosa, the following proteins share a genomic window:
- a CDS encoding phosphoribosylaminoimidazolesuccinocarboxamide synthase — protein MATTLLSSELPGLPLRHRGKVRDVFDLGNDKLLMVATDRLSAFDVVLPDPIPGKGEMLCQISNFWFDRTAALMPNHLTGIDVASVLPAGVDPALYARRAVVAKKLRPVPIEAIARGYIIGSGWKDYQRTGRVSGIALPGGLRQAEQLPEPIFTPSTKAAVGNHDENIDFDTAVKLAGADLAEQVRDATLRLYKHAAAYAAERGILLADTKFEFGTDEDGRLVVMDEMLTPDSSRYWPADEYEVGTSPPSYDKQIVRDYLETLDWDKTPPGPRLPAEVIARTRARYAEALQRLAGISID, from the coding sequence TTGGCGACCACGCTGCTGTCCTCCGAACTGCCCGGCCTGCCCCTGCGCCATCGCGGCAAGGTCCGCGACGTGTTCGACCTCGGCAACGACAAGCTGCTGATGGTCGCCACCGACCGCCTGAGCGCGTTCGACGTGGTGCTGCCCGACCCGATCCCCGGCAAGGGCGAGATGCTCTGCCAGATCAGCAATTTCTGGTTCGACCGGACCGCGGCGCTGATGCCCAACCACCTGACCGGCATCGATGTGGCCAGCGTGCTGCCCGCCGGCGTCGACCCGGCGCTGTACGCCCGGCGCGCGGTGGTGGCGAAGAAGCTGCGGCCGGTGCCGATCGAGGCGATCGCGCGCGGCTACATCATCGGCAGCGGCTGGAAGGACTACCAGCGCACCGGCCGGGTCAGCGGCATCGCCCTGCCCGGCGGCCTGCGTCAGGCCGAGCAACTGCCGGAGCCGATCTTCACCCCCTCGACCAAGGCCGCGGTCGGCAACCACGACGAGAACATCGATTTCGACACCGCGGTCAAGCTCGCCGGCGCCGACCTCGCCGAGCAGGTGCGCGACGCCACCCTGCGCCTGTACAAGCACGCCGCCGCGTACGCCGCCGAACGCGGCATCCTGCTGGCCGACACCAAGTTCGAGTTCGGCACCGACGAGGACGGCCGCCTGGTGGTGATGGACGAGATGCTCACGCCCGATTCCTCGCGCTACTGGCCGGCCGACGAGTACGAGGTGGGCACCAGTCCGCCGAGCTACGACAAGCAGATCGTGCGCGACTACCTGGAAACGCTGGACTGGGACAAGACCCCGCCCGGCCCGCGCCTGCCGGCGGAAGTGATCGCGCGCACGCGGGCGCGGTATGCCGAGGCGCTGCAGAGGCTGGCGGGCATCTCGATCGATTGA
- a CDS encoding J domain-containing protein, with protein MNRWYGKLLGFIAGWLLLRHPAGGLIGLLIGHAFDAGWIAPGKAKPYRVLGVTSDASDAEIDQAYRRLMSQYHPDKVAGAAPELRARAEEKARAINAAYDRIRELRQR; from the coding sequence ATGAACCGCTGGTACGGAAAACTGCTGGGTTTCATCGCCGGCTGGCTGCTGCTGCGCCACCCCGCGGGCGGGCTGATCGGGCTGCTGATCGGCCATGCCTTCGATGCCGGCTGGATCGCGCCCGGCAAGGCGAAGCCCTACCGGGTGCTGGGGGTGACCAGCGATGCCAGCGATGCCGAGATCGACCAGGCCTACCGCCGGCTGATGTCGCAGTACCACCCCGACAAGGTCGCCGGCGCCGCGCCCGAACTGCGCGCCAGGGCCGAGGAGAAGGCGCGCGCGATCAACGCCGCCTACGACCGCATCCGGGAGTTGCGGCAGCGCTGA
- the rpe gene encoding ribulose-phosphate 3-epimerase, with protein sequence MQPAVIAPSILSADFAKLGEEVDRVLAAGADWVHFDVMDNHYVPNLTIGPMVCEALRRHGVTAPIDVHLMVEPVDRLVPDFARAGASLVSFHPEASRHVHRTIQLIRGEGCQAGLVLNPATPLDVLDHVLEDLDLVLLMSVNPGFGGQAFIPSTLDKLRRVRERIDASGKPIRLEIDGGVKPDNIGAIAAAGADTFVAGSAIFGQPDYAAVIARMRDAIAGAAR encoded by the coding sequence ATGCAGCCCGCCGTCATCGCCCCTTCGATCCTCTCCGCGGACTTCGCGAAACTCGGCGAGGAGGTCGACCGCGTGCTGGCCGCCGGCGCCGACTGGGTGCACTTCGACGTGATGGACAACCACTACGTGCCCAACCTGACCATCGGCCCGATGGTCTGCGAGGCGTTGCGCAGGCACGGCGTGACCGCGCCGATCGACGTGCACCTGATGGTCGAGCCGGTCGACCGCCTGGTGCCGGATTTCGCCAGGGCCGGCGCCAGCCTGGTCAGCTTCCATCCCGAGGCCTCGCGCCACGTGCACCGCACGATCCAGCTGATCAGGGGCGAAGGCTGCCAGGCGGGCCTGGTGCTGAACCCGGCGACGCCGCTGGACGTGCTCGACCACGTGCTCGAGGATCTCGACCTGGTGCTGCTGATGTCGGTCAACCCCGGCTTCGGCGGCCAGGCCTTCATCCCCTCGACGCTGGACAAGCTGCGCCGGGTGCGCGAGCGCATCGACGCGAGCGGAAAGCCGATCCGGCTCGAGATCGACGGCGGGGTGAAGCCGGACAACATCGGCGCGATCGCCGCCGCTGGCGCCGACACCTTCGTCGCCGGCAGCGCGATCTTCGGCCAGCCTGACTACGCCGCGGTGATCGCGCGCATGCGCGACGCGATCGCGGGCGCCGCGCGATGA
- the rraA gene encoding ribonuclease E activity regulator RraA, with the protein MNTCDLCDRFVGRVRVLELPLRDYGGRIAFSGQVSTVKALEDNSLVRVAVAEPGEGRVLVIDGGGSLRRAMLGDMLAEQAAANGWSGVLVHGAIRDSVAIAALDLGVKALATCPMKTDKRGQGLRDVPVEFGGLLIEAGQWLAADEDGVILADAPLA; encoded by the coding sequence ATGAACACCTGCGACCTGTGCGACCGGTTCGTCGGACGCGTCCGCGTGCTCGAGCTGCCGCTGCGCGACTACGGCGGGCGGATCGCGTTCTCCGGCCAGGTGAGCACGGTCAAGGCGCTGGAGGACAACTCGCTGGTGCGCGTAGCGGTCGCCGAGCCGGGCGAGGGGCGGGTGCTGGTGATCGACGGCGGCGGCTCGCTGCGCCGCGCGATGCTCGGCGACATGCTTGCCGAACAGGCGGCGGCCAATGGCTGGAGCGGGGTCCTGGTGCATGGCGCGATCCGCGACAGCGTCGCGATCGCCGCGCTCGACCTGGGCGTCAAGGCACTGGCCACGTGCCCGATGAAGACCGACAAGCGCGGCCAGGGCCTGCGTGATGTCCCGGTGGAGTTCGGCGGGCTGCTGATCGAGGCCGGGCAATGGCTGGCCGCCGACGAGGATGGCGTGATCCTGGCGGATGCGCCGCTGGCCTGA
- the yegS gene encoding lipid kinase YegS, with translation MTAPHWRLIINGKSAGDDDLREAVHAMRERGLDLDVRVTWEDGDAQRYVAEAIDDGASAIVAAGGDGTLSEVAATLAGRDEPAAALPTLGLVPMGTANDFATAAGLPVEPLPALELIAAQPAHAIDLLRLEANGKLRWAANLASGGFGTQVTVETPEGMKKLLGGLAYVLTGLSRLGRIEPVEARLRGPDFAWRGGFIALGIGNGRQAGGGQALCPDALVDDGLLDVTVIPELEGEVAATLGTVVSEGKVAALDRVATRVRLSWIEIEAAAPLVLNLDGEPVESTRFRIDCVPGRVRMHLPAGCPLRSQPPVAD, from the coding sequence ATGACCGCACCGCACTGGCGCCTGATCATCAACGGCAAGTCCGCGGGCGACGACGACCTGCGCGAGGCCGTGCATGCGATGCGCGAGCGCGGACTCGACCTGGACGTGCGCGTGACCTGGGAGGACGGCGACGCCCAGCGCTACGTGGCCGAGGCGATCGACGACGGCGCCAGCGCGATCGTCGCGGCCGGTGGCGACGGCACCCTGAGCGAAGTCGCCGCCACGCTGGCCGGACGCGACGAACCCGCCGCGGCGCTGCCCACGCTGGGGCTGGTGCCGATGGGCACCGCCAACGATTTCGCCACCGCCGCGGGCCTGCCCGTCGAGCCGTTGCCGGCCCTGGAACTGATCGCGGCGCAGCCTGCGCACGCCATCGACCTGCTGCGCCTGGAAGCCAATGGCAAGCTTCGATGGGCCGCCAACCTCGCCAGCGGCGGCTTCGGCACCCAGGTCACGGTGGAAACGCCGGAGGGCATGAAGAAGCTGCTCGGCGGACTGGCCTACGTGCTGACCGGCCTGTCCAGGCTGGGCCGCATCGAGCCGGTCGAGGCCCGCCTGCGCGGACCGGATTTCGCCTGGCGCGGCGGCTTCATCGCGCTCGGCATCGGCAACGGGCGCCAGGCCGGCGGTGGCCAGGCGCTGTGCCCGGATGCGCTGGTCGACGACGGCCTGCTCGACGTTACCGTCATCCCGGAGCTGGAGGGCGAAGTCGCCGCCACGCTCGGCACGGTCGTCAGCGAGGGCAAGGTGGCGGCGCTCGACCGCGTCGCCACGCGGGTACGGTTGTCGTGGATCGAGATCGAGGCCGCGGCGCCGCTGGTGCTCAACCTCGACGGCGAGCCGGTGGAGTCCACCCGGTTCCGCATCGATTGCGTGCCGGGGCGGGTACGCATGCACCTGCCGGCCGGGTGTCCGTTGCGCTCGCAACCACCGGTCGCGGACTGA
- the trpE gene encoding anthranilate synthase component I, with amino-acid sequence MSPQVESPQAAFERQAAEGHTRIPVVREVLSDLDTPLSVYLKLADGPHTYLFESVEGGERFGRYSIIGLPATRVYAFHGQTLTVSEHGEVVEQREVDDPFAEVERLRVEHSVPRVPGLPGFTGGLVGWFGFECIEYIEPRLRANANRDELGTPDILLMLSEDVAVFDNLKGRLYLVVHADPREPQAFARASRRLDALAHRLRHGGAGYPETLRPEALDEAHFESGFTREGFLAAVARAKDYIAAGDAFQVVLSQRMSVPFNARPVDVYRALRAMNPSPYMYFLDVGGTQVVGSSPEILVRLQHGGDGGAEVTVRPIAGTRPRGATHEEDLALEAELLADPKERAEHLMLIDLGRNDVGHVSVAGSVKVGDSFVIERYSHVMHIVSEVTGRLKPGLSYADVLRATFPAGTVSGAPKIRALEIIRELEPVKRNVYAGAIGYIGWHGDADTAIAIRTAVIQDGRLHVQAGAGIVHDSDPQTEWDETMNKGRALFRAVAEAAKGL; translated from the coding sequence GTGTCACCGCAAGTCGAGTCCCCGCAAGCCGCGTTTGAGCGGCAGGCCGCCGAAGGCCATACCCGCATCCCGGTCGTGCGCGAGGTCCTGTCCGACCTCGACACGCCGCTGTCGGTCTACCTCAAGCTCGCCGACGGCCCGCATACCTACCTGTTCGAATCGGTCGAGGGCGGCGAGCGCTTCGGCCGGTACTCGATCATCGGCCTGCCGGCCACGCGGGTGTACGCCTTCCACGGGCAGACGCTGACGGTCAGCGAGCATGGCGAAGTGGTCGAGCAACGCGAGGTGGACGATCCGTTCGCGGAGGTCGAGCGCCTGCGGGTGGAGCATTCGGTGCCGCGCGTGCCCGGCCTGCCCGGCTTCACGGGCGGTCTGGTGGGCTGGTTCGGCTTCGAGTGCATCGAGTACATCGAGCCGCGGCTGCGCGCCAACGCCAACCGCGACGAGCTGGGCACGCCCGACATCCTGCTGATGCTCAGCGAGGACGTGGCCGTGTTCGACAACCTCAAGGGCCGGCTGTACCTGGTGGTGCATGCCGATCCGCGCGAGCCGCAGGCGTTCGCGCGCGCCAGCCGCCGGCTCGACGCGCTCGCGCACCGGCTGCGCCACGGCGGTGCGGGCTATCCCGAAACCCTGCGCCCCGAAGCGCTGGACGAGGCGCACTTCGAGTCGGGCTTTACCCGCGAGGGTTTCCTCGCGGCCGTCGCCCGGGCCAAGGACTACATCGCCGCGGGTGATGCGTTCCAGGTGGTGCTGTCGCAGCGCATGAGCGTGCCCTTCAACGCACGGCCCGTGGACGTGTACCGCGCCTTGCGCGCGATGAACCCGTCGCCGTACATGTACTTCCTCGATGTCGGCGGCACCCAGGTGGTGGGCTCTTCGCCGGAGATCCTGGTGCGGCTGCAGCATGGCGGCGACGGCGGGGCCGAGGTCACCGTGCGCCCGATCGCGGGCACCCGGCCGCGCGGCGCCACGCACGAAGAGGATCTGGCGCTCGAAGCCGAGCTGCTGGCCGACCCGAAGGAACGCGCCGAGCACCTGATGCTGATCGACCTCGGCCGCAACGATGTCGGCCACGTCTCCGTAGCCGGCAGCGTAAAGGTCGGCGACAGCTTCGTGATCGAACGCTACAGCCACGTCATGCACATCGTCAGCGAGGTCACGGGGCGGCTGAAGCCCGGCCTGTCCTACGCCGACGTGCTGCGCGCGACGTTCCCCGCCGGCACCGTCAGCGGCGCGCCCAAGATCCGCGCGCTGGAGATCATCCGCGAGCTCGAGCCGGTCAAGCGCAACGTCTACGCCGGCGCGATCGGCTACATCGGCTGGCACGGCGACGCCGACACCGCGATCGCGATCCGCACCGCGGTGATCCAGGACGGCAGGCTGCACGTCCAGGCCGGCGCCGGGATCGTCCACGACTCCGACCCGCAGACCGAGTGGGACGAAACCATGAACAAGGGCCGCGCGCTGTTCCGCGCCGTGGCCGAAGCGGCGAAGGGGTTGTGA
- a CDS encoding anthranilate synthase component II, whose translation MLLMIDNYDSFTWNLVQYLQALGAEVRVVRNDELGVDDIAALAPERIVISPGPCTPNEAGVSLALVERLGATTPILGVCLGHQAIGQAYGGRVVRAGRIMHGKTSPIRHRGEGVFAALPDGYEATRYHSLVVERDSLPDCLEVTAWTEHEDGAFEAIMGLRHREHPVEGVQFHPESILTEHGHALLKNFLER comes from the coding sequence GTGCTGCTGATGATCGACAACTACGACAGCTTCACCTGGAACCTCGTGCAGTACCTGCAGGCTCTGGGCGCCGAGGTGCGGGTGGTGCGCAACGACGAGCTGGGCGTCGATGACATCGCGGCGCTGGCGCCGGAGCGCATCGTGATCTCGCCGGGGCCGTGCACGCCCAACGAGGCCGGGGTGTCGCTGGCACTGGTGGAGCGTCTCGGCGCGACCACGCCGATCCTGGGCGTGTGCCTGGGCCACCAGGCGATCGGCCAGGCCTATGGCGGCCGGGTGGTGCGCGCGGGCCGGATCATGCACGGCAAGACCTCGCCGATCCGGCACCGGGGGGAGGGCGTGTTCGCGGCCCTGCCCGATGGCTACGAGGCCACGCGCTACCACTCGCTGGTGGTCGAGCGCGACTCGCTGCCCGACTGCCTGGAAGTCACGGCGTGGACCGAGCACGAGGATGGCGCGTTCGAGGCGATCATGGGGCTGCGCCATCGCGAGCATCCGGTCGAGGGGGTGCAGTTCCATCCCGAGTCGATCCTGACCGAGCATGGGCATGCGCTGCTGAAGAACTTCCTGGAGCGATGA
- the trpD gene encoding anthranilate phosphoribosyltransferase: MTITPNEALQRTIEHREIFHDEMISLMRQIMRGEVSPVMTAAILTGLRVKKETVDEIAAAAKVMRELSRTVDVPDRSHLVDIVGTGGDGSHTFNISTASMFVAAAAGARVAKHGNRSVSSKSGSADALEALGAAIELQPPQVADCIGQTGVGFMFAPIHHPAMKAVAPVRREMGVRTIFNILGPLTNPASAPSVLMGVFHPDLVGIQVRVLQELGTERALVVWGRDGMDEISLGAATLVGELRDGRVREYEIHPEDYGIAMAASRNLRVDDPAGSKAMLLGALRGEAGLPLEIVALNAGAALYVAGVADSIEEGIGRAREAVASGAAMAKLEAFVAATRRLASGGG; encoded by the coding sequence ATGACCATCACCCCCAACGAAGCCCTGCAGCGCACCATCGAGCATCGCGAGATCTTCCACGACGAGATGATCTCGCTTATGCGCCAGATCATGCGGGGCGAGGTGTCGCCGGTGATGACCGCGGCGATCCTCACCGGGCTGCGGGTGAAGAAGGAGACGGTCGACGAGATCGCCGCGGCGGCGAAGGTGATGCGCGAACTCTCGCGCACCGTCGACGTGCCCGACCGCAGCCACCTGGTCGACATCGTCGGCACCGGCGGCGACGGCTCCCATACCTTCAACATCTCCACCGCCAGCATGTTCGTCGCCGCGGCCGCGGGCGCGCGCGTGGCCAAGCACGGCAACCGCAGCGTGTCCTCGAAGTCGGGCAGCGCCGATGCGCTGGAGGCGCTGGGCGCGGCGATCGAACTGCAGCCGCCGCAGGTCGCCGACTGCATCGGCCAGACCGGCGTCGGCTTCATGTTCGCGCCGATCCACCACCCGGCGATGAAGGCGGTGGCGCCGGTGCGACGCGAGATGGGCGTACGCACGATCTTCAACATCCTCGGGCCGCTGACCAACCCTGCGTCGGCGCCCTCGGTGCTGATGGGCGTGTTCCACCCGGACCTGGTCGGCATCCAGGTGCGCGTGCTGCAGGAACTGGGCACCGAGCGCGCGCTGGTGGTGTGGGGGCGCGACGGCATGGACGAGATCTCGCTCGGCGCCGCGACCCTGGTCGGCGAACTGCGCGACGGCAGGGTGCGCGAATACGAGATCCATCCCGAGGATTACGGCATCGCGATGGCCGCCAGCCGCAACCTGCGGGTCGACGATCCGGCCGGCTCGAAGGCCATGCTGCTGGGCGCGCTGCGCGGCGAGGCGGGCTTGCCGCTGGAGATCGTCGCGCTCAATGCCGGCGCGGCGCTGTACGTGGCCGGCGTAGCGGACTCGATCGAGGAGGGCATCGGCCGGGCGCGCGAAGCGGTGGCCTCCGGGGCGGCGATGGCGAAGCTGGAAGCCTTCGTCGCGGCCACCCGCCGGCTCGCCTCGGGCGGGGGCTGA
- a CDS encoding antibiotic biosynthesis monooxygenase family protein → MHPTAFATLPKPPYYAVIFSSQRTDGDNGYGETADRMVELAQQQPGFLGVESTRGEDGFGITVAYWESEDAIRAWRLHAEHAAARERGRAEWYRHFELRIARVERAYGWDREQAHGGEAG, encoded by the coding sequence ATGCATCCGACCGCATTCGCCACGCTGCCGAAACCGCCCTACTACGCGGTGATCTTCAGCTCGCAACGTACCGATGGCGACAACGGCTACGGCGAGACCGCAGACCGCATGGTCGAACTGGCGCAGCAGCAGCCCGGCTTCCTCGGCGTCGAATCGACCCGCGGGGAAGACGGCTTCGGGATCACCGTCGCCTACTGGGAGAGCGAGGACGCGATCCGCGCCTGGCGCCTGCACGCCGAGCACGCGGCGGCACGCGAACGCGGTCGCGCCGAGTGGTACCGGCACTTCGAACTGCGCATCGCCAGGGTGGAGCGCGCCTACGGCTGGGACCGGGAACAGGCGCACGGCGGCGAAGCTGGATGA
- the trpC gene encoding indole-3-glycerol phosphate synthase TrpC yields MLRPSLPRQDDILQRILQRKVEEVAARAGARPLADMRALAADMPAPRGFAVAVEAKIAAGAPAVIAEVKKASPSKGVIRPDFDPAAIARSYEAGGAACLSVLTDVDFFQGADAYLQQARAACALPVLRKDFTIDPYQVYEARALGADCILLIVAALSDGQLADLSGTAMALGLDVLVEVHDIDELERAIQVPAPLLGVNNRSLRTFEVSLDTTLSLRDAVPRDRRLVTESGIHCAADVARMRAAGVEAFLVGEAFMRDEDPGAALRRLFFPA; encoded by the coding sequence CTGCTGCGGCCCTCGCTGCCGCGCCAGGACGACATCCTGCAACGGATCCTGCAACGCAAGGTGGAGGAAGTCGCCGCGCGCGCCGGCGCACGCCCGCTGGCGGACATGCGCGCGCTCGCCGCCGACATGCCGGCACCGCGCGGCTTCGCCGTGGCGGTCGAGGCGAAGATCGCGGCCGGCGCCCCGGCCGTGATCGCCGAGGTCAAGAAGGCCAGTCCCTCGAAGGGCGTGATCCGGCCCGACTTCGATCCGGCCGCGATCGCGCGCAGCTACGAGGCCGGCGGCGCGGCCTGCCTGTCGGTCCTGACCGATGTCGATTTCTTCCAGGGCGCCGACGCCTACCTGCAGCAGGCGCGCGCCGCCTGCGCGCTGCCGGTGCTGCGCAAGGATTTCACCATCGACCCCTACCAGGTGTACGAGGCGCGCGCGCTGGGGGCCGACTGCATCCTGCTGATCGTCGCCGCGCTCTCGGACGGGCAGCTGGCCGACCTGTCCGGCACCGCGATGGCGCTGGGGCTGGACGTGCTGGTCGAGGTGCACGACATCGACGAACTGGAGCGCGCGATCCAGGTGCCGGCGCCGCTGCTGGGCGTCAACAACCGCAGCTTGCGCACGTTCGAGGTCTCGCTCGATACCACCCTGTCGCTGCGCGACGCGGTGCCGCGCGACCGGCGGCTGGTGACCGAGAGCGGGATCCATTGCGCTGCGGACGTCGCCCGCATGCGTGCGGCCGGGGTCGAGGCGTTCCTCGTCGGCGAGGCGTTCATGCGTGACGAGGACCCGGGCGCCGCCCTGCGGCGACTGTTCTTCCCGGCATGA
- a CDS encoding haloacid dehalogenase-like hydrolase, which yields MSAVTVPGDDAPLVVFDFDHTLYDGDSGSHLFAWLIRRSAWRTALALLAAPVLGPMVAFLPTRRRGISGFVWIGTVGMPRRRTLDDAIDRYVASHDAWLRGRLLPVALEVLHRHREAGDRVVIATGAPPELARAILAFVAHEAVPVIGTAVGPRLGAIVAIRHCHAEEKMRMLRERGYGEIDVAYSDSSADLPLLKAARAPVVVNPKPGAVDMFRRVLPTGTPILNWGCEDRAGDRPPSAASAA from the coding sequence ATGAGCGCAGTCACGGTTCCGGGCGACGACGCGCCGCTGGTGGTCTTCGACTTCGACCACACGCTGTACGACGGCGATTCGGGCAGCCACCTGTTCGCCTGGCTGATCCGGCGCAGCGCCTGGCGCACGGCGCTGGCGCTGCTGGCCGCACCGGTGCTGGGGCCGATGGTGGCGTTCCTGCCCACGCGGCGACGGGGCATCTCGGGATTCGTGTGGATCGGCACCGTGGGCATGCCGCGCCGGCGCACGCTGGACGACGCCATCGACCGCTATGTCGCCAGCCACGATGCTTGGCTCCGTGGCCGCCTGCTGCCGGTGGCGCTGGAGGTGCTGCACCGGCACCGCGAGGCCGGCGACCGGGTGGTGATCGCCACTGGTGCGCCGCCGGAGCTGGCGCGCGCGATCCTGGCCTTCGTCGCGCACGAGGCCGTACCCGTGATCGGCACCGCGGTGGGGCCGCGGCTGGGCGCGATCGTCGCCATCCGCCACTGCCATGCCGAGGAGAAGATGCGGATGCTGCGCGAGCGCGGGTACGGCGAGATCGACGTCGCCTATTCCGACTCCAGCGCAGACCTGCCGCTGCTGAAGGCGGCGCGGGCGCCGGTGGTGGTGAATCCCAAGCCTGGCGCCGTCGACATGTTCCGCCGCGTCCTGCCCACGGGCACGCCGATCCTCAACTGGGGCTGCGAGGACCGGGCTGGCGATCGGCCTCCATCGGCAGCGAGCGCGGCGTAG
- a CDS encoding GNAT family N-acetyltransferase encodes MSVGHFGAGGNLPDADLRSAGLIDADDVAALLSELGYPCDPEDAARRIRAILDNDRQALVVARVGGTVSGLIALDFMYYLPLDTLTCRITALVVTPSARGQGLGRQLLREAERRARAGGAARLELSSGSQRTDAHAFYKACGFSDGTVRFIKRLGDA; translated from the coding sequence ATGAGCGTCGGCCACTTCGGCGCCGGCGGCAACCTGCCGGACGCCGACCTGCGCAGCGCCGGCCTGATCGACGCCGACGACGTCGCCGCGCTGCTGTCCGAACTCGGTTATCCCTGCGACCCGGAGGACGCCGCGCGCCGGATCCGGGCGATCCTCGACAACGACCGCCAGGCGCTGGTGGTGGCGCGGGTCGGCGGCACGGTGTCCGGGCTGATCGCCCTCGACTTCATGTACTACCTGCCGCTCGACACCCTGACCTGCCGCATCACCGCGCTGGTGGTGACGCCTTCGGCACGCGGCCAGGGGCTGGGCCGGCAACTGCTGCGCGAGGCCGAACGCCGCGCCCGCGCCGGTGGCGCCGCGCGGCTGGAACTGTCCAGCGGCTCGCAACGCACCGACGCCCACGCCTTCTACAAGGCCTGCGGCTTCAGCGACGGCACCGTCCGTTTCATCAAGCGCCTGGGCGACGCGTAG
- the crp gene encoding cAMP-activated global transcriptional regulator CRP, giving the protein MAPSPATIERFLAHCHRRRYPPRTEVFRPGDPAGTLYFVISGSVSIITEEDDGRELVLGYFGNGEFVGEMGLFIETDVREVILRTRTQCELAEISYERLYQLFDGTLANDATSIMYAIGVQLSRRLLDTSRKAGRLAFLDVTDRIIRTLHDLTREPEAMTHPQGTQLRVSRQELARLVGCSREMAGRVLKKLQVDGKLHARGKTIVLYGTR; this is encoded by the coding sequence ATGGCGCCGTCCCCCGCGACCATCGAGCGTTTCCTCGCCCATTGCCACCGCCGGCGCTATCCGCCGCGAACGGAGGTGTTCCGGCCCGGCGATCCGGCCGGCACGCTCTATTTCGTCATCAGCGGCTCGGTCAGCATCATCACCGAGGAGGACGACGGCCGGGAGCTCGTGCTGGGCTACTTCGGCAACGGCGAGTTCGTCGGCGAGATGGGGCTGTTCATCGAAACCGACGTGCGCGAGGTGATCCTGCGCACCCGGACCCAGTGCGAACTGGCCGAGATCAGCTACGAGCGGCTGTACCAGCTGTTCGACGGCACCCTGGCCAACGACGCGACCTCGATCATGTACGCGATCGGCGTGCAGCTCTCGCGTCGGCTGCTCGACACCAGCCGCAAGGCGGGGCGCCTGGCCTTCCTCGACGTGACCGATCGCATCATCCGGACCCTGCACGACCTGACCCGCGAGCCCGAGGCGATGACCCATCCGCAGGGTACCCAGCTGCGCGTGTCGCGGCAGGAACTGGCGCGCCTGGTCGGCTGCTCGCGCGAGATGGCGGGCCGGGTGCTGAAGAAGCTGCAGGTCGACGGCAAGCTGCACGCCCGCGGCAAGACCATCGTGCTCTACGGGACGCGATGA
- the speD gene encoding adenosylmethionine decarboxylase, which yields MVKPLPRLKLQGFNNLTKSLSFNIYDVCYAASEDERRRYIEYIDEQYDADRLTQILSDVAEIIGANILNIARQDYDPQGASVTILISEEPVIDKKDAGKEIISDAVVAHLDKSHITVHTYPETHPDNGIATFRADIDVSTCGVISPLKALNYLIESLESDIVVMDYRVRGFTRDIKGRKHYIDHKINSIQDYLAKNIRARYEMLDVNVYQEALFHTKMHLKDFDLDNYLFEEKARNLSFKERMKIEARLKREIEELYHGRNLID from the coding sequence GTGGTCAAGCCACTGCCTCGCCTGAAGCTCCAGGGCTTCAACAACCTCACCAAGTCGCTGTCGTTCAACATCTACGACGTGTGCTACGCCGCGTCGGAAGACGAGCGCCGACGCTACATCGAGTACATCGACGAGCAGTACGACGCCGACCGCCTGACCCAGATCCTGAGCGACGTGGCCGAGATCATCGGCGCCAACATCCTCAACATCGCCCGCCAGGACTACGACCCGCAGGGCGCCTCGGTGACCATCCTCATCTCCGAGGAGCCGGTGATCGACAAGAAGGACGCCGGCAAGGAGATCATCTCCGACGCGGTCGTGGCCCACCTGGACAAGTCGCACATCACGGTGCACACCTACCCGGAGACCCACCCGGACAACGGCATCGCCACCTTCCGCGCCGACATCGACGTGTCGACCTGCGGCGTGATCTCGCCGCTGAAGGCGCTGAACTACCTGATCGAGAGCCTCGAGTCCGACATCGTGGTGATGGACTACCGGGTGCGCGGCTTCACCCGCGACATCAAGGGCCGCAAGCACTACATCGACCACAAGATCAACTCGATCCAGGACTACCTGGCCAAGAACATCCGCGCCCGCTACGAGATGCTGGACGTCAACGTGTACCAGGAGGCCCTGTTCCACACGAAGATGCACCTGAAGGACTTCGACCTCGACAACTACCTGTTCGAGGAAAAGGCCCGGAACCTCTCGTTCAAGGAGCGCATGAAGATCGAGGCCCGGCTCAAGCGCGAGATCGAGGAGCTGTACCACGGGCGCAACCTGATCGATTGA